The DNA window AGCCGCTCTGCTTGCGCTCCAGTCCTCGCGGGTCAAGAATGAACTCGTTCGCCGACACCTCTCGGTCCTCGATCGTCTCCGGGTCCTCCGTCACGCGGGGCGTGTAGTCGAGCAGATTCTCGTACACGGCACCCAGCTCCTCCACGCCGAGGTCGAGGTACGAGATGCGCTGCTGCACGCCCTCTCGCTCAATCAAAGTGAGCTTCTGAATGGCTCGCAGGAGATGCGCGTTGTCACATGCCCGCTGGGGCAGGTACTCGCCCTTTTCCAAGTCAAAGAGCTCGCCGTCGTACCCGAACACCCCGAGCGGTTCGGCGCCTTCACTCACCATTTCAAACGTCGCCCGGAGCCCGTGCCAGAGGTCGGAGTGCTCCGCTCGGTCCGGTATATTTCCTTCCGCCTTTTCCCGAAGCGCGGTGAGGCTGTAGTCGCTCCAGTACACGTCTTTCAGTTCTGCGTCGGCATCCGGAACGAGACCCCGCTGTTCAGCGAAGAGGAGAAACAGGATGCGGTACACGACCCGCAGAATTTCGCTGTAGAAGTCGCGGGCCGCGTCGGGATCGCCCTGGAGCTCCTCAATCAGTTCTGGGTCTCCCTGAAGGAAGCCATTCCCCAGGTACTCGATTGCGTCGACGACCTGTGGGCGCAGGTCCTCCCCAATCTTCACGCCGGTGGCACGGGCTGTCTGGTGAAACTGCTCCAGTGGGAGCTGAGCATCCTCCTCGTCGTCATCCACCGCCGGGCGAAATCGACTGGCGTGAGCCAGCCGGTAGAGCGCACGGAAGTCCGCGTAGTTGCGGGTCTCGAAGATGCTTTCGAGATCGAACTCGACGTAGCCCTTCGAGAAGGTGTGGTAGTAGTCCCGCAGCAGCCGGAGCGTACGCCCATTGGAGAGCACGGCCCAGAGGTCGTTCTCATTCACGTTGAGGAAGACCTGCATCATGTCATGGGGCGACTTCGCCTTCGGCCCGCGGCCGGTTCCCTGCCGCTCGTCGAGGTCCTGCGCCGGAGCGAGCAGGTGCGCGGCCGGCGCATGCTCCCCATCCCATCCGCGATGGGAGATCGGGAAGCGAAGATCATCGTCCTCCGTCGGGATCAGGTCCGCTCGCTGAAACTCCGGATCGAAGTCCAGCAGCTGGAGGAGCGGAAGAAGCCACCGCCGCCGCGTCTCGGAGACGTCGAGGTCGTTCAGTCGGTCGGTGTCCTGCCGAATGCTGTCCCAGCGCTCCTGCAGCAGCTCCCACGCCGCCGCAATTTCCTCTTCGAGTGCGTGGGCGGTATTCGGCGTATCGGTCCACGGCACCTCGAACGCCGCTGGCCCGGTGTGCGGCCGATCCGTGCTCGGGGTGCGCATCGAGTCGATGAACGCCTCCGTGAGGAGCCCGCCGGAGGTGGTGATGTGGGAAGTGGATTCGGGCACGACCCAAAGAAGAGATTTAAATGACAGACAAAAATTCGAGCGGGCTCAAGAAGCGTTTCCGAGCACAGGCTTAAGTCGCTCGGCAATGCGGCTGAGTTGATCGGCGAGGTCATCCAGAACCTCGTCCCGCTCAACCCCGAGCTCTAAGGGAAGAGGAATGAGAATCGATGTGGGACGTGCCTCCCCACTCCGAACCTGAAACTCCGGCTCCAGCGCCCTCCGTGCTCCACTCTGCTGTTCAGGAGTTTGCGTGTCGAGACGCATCCACAAGGGCGACCGCCCCTCGCGGGCCCACCACACATACAGCAACCCAAGCGTCACATCGAAGCCATAAAGACTTGTGACGAAGGCATATCGATTCCGACTCGTGGCCATTCGAGTGTCGGAGTCCCATCCTTCGTCCAGCCGGGCTCGGAGATCCTGAACGATCTGAGTCAACTGACGCACCCGTTTCCCTACATCCTGTCCAATCTCGTCTCCGCGAAGCGGATGGAATCCCTCACTACTGTAGCGCTCACACAGGCTCTGGACCTGACGGACATCCTCTAATAGCTCTCGCATTCCACCTTCCGCTTGGAGCGCAGAGGCTAGTGCATCGAGCACTTCTTTCCACGACCGGAGAAGCAGCGTCGTCTCATTCGACAGCTTCAAAACAAACGAACGATCTTCGGACGAGCCATTTGCAGGAATGAATGATGAGGTCGCCCGGTCTCGAATCTTCGGCCAGAGATATTCTCGTCGCGGGTGCGGTACGAGAAAGAGCAGGACACTACCGGACGTGTCTGCAAGCTCTCGAAGATACCCGTTCGGTTGGTTTGTGGTAAGACCAGCCCAGAACTTCGACTCGACCAGCAACGGCACACTTCCATCTTCAGCCATTCCCCGCAGATCAGGCTGACCTTCGCCTTCATCTGTTTGCTCCTGGGTACCGAATCTAAGCGAAGACGATAGCTCCTCACCACTTTGCGTGCTCAGGTAGTCGATGAATGCCTCCCCGGCGACGCGGTGACGCAGGAGGTGACAGAGTCCCTCTGTAGCGAGATCTTCTGGGCTCTGTCCGAACTTGGTAGCGACCTGACTGAATAAACGAGTCAAAACAGTAGGGTAGCTTATACGATTTTTGTTCAGGTGCAGGAGCGGTACGTTTTCAATACCTGACGAGCACACCGATCAGGATCTTCATTAATATCACTCCCCGGGAAGACATTGAAGGTCCAGCCCAATTCCTGCAATTGGTTCCGTGTCCGCCAGTCTCGTTTCCATTGCCCCTGTCGCAGGTGCCACCGGGCTCCGTCGCAATACACGGCGAGTTTTATGTCGGGAAAGGCAAAGTCCGCCCGGCTTACAATTTGGTCTCCGTTTTTGATAACAAACTGAGGCTCGATGTCTTCGAGCTCCGGAATTTTCTGCAGTGCATGAAGGAGCTTTTTCTCGATCGGGGATTCGCACTGGCGCAGCTTCGGATCGACTGCTCGACCGTCCTGGGATGGCGGCTTGACCCTCATCTGCTCCGATGGCGCCCGATCCGTCACGAGCCGCCAGAGCAGTCGGTTATCCACTTGATGGGGACGTTCCTCGAACCAGGGCCGGTTGGCAAGAACAATGAGCTTCCCCCGGGCGCGAGTTGCGGCCACGTTCACCAGGCGTATTCCCGTATCTCCCCTCAGGAGCACTCCTGGACTCGATCGTCCAGGACCGTCGACAACGTCGAAGATCACGACATCGGCTTCACTGCCTTGAAACTGATGGACCGTCCCCACTTCGACCGAGTCGAAAATTTTGCTCTCGGCTTGACGCTCCTTCTTGATCGCCTCCCGAAGCAAATTCGTCTGGGCCCGGTAGGGAGAGATAATTGCAATTGAGGGAGCCGGCGTCCCGGCTTCTCCTACGATGGCACTGGCGACCTCCATCGCGAGACCGGCGGTGTACTCGTTCTCCCAGCTTCCTTTCTCTTTCCGACACCGCCCCATCCCCGCGGTATTGCTGGTGTCGAGAAGGACCACAGGCTTTCCTGACTGCGGGGGAAGGTCGACCAGCTCCTTCCGCTGCACCTCATCCACCTCACTTTCCACCCTCGGATAAAGGTGCTGTACTTTTTCCCAAAGTCCCTCCGTACAACGTCGCTGCGCGCGGATTTGGACGAGCGTCGAATCGTCCAGGTCTATCTCGCGTAGCTCCCCAGTTCCCGACGACACCCCGCTGAAGTCGAAGATGTCGTTTCCCATCCACTGCTGAGCGGTACGACTGCTGGACGCACTGCTCTCAAAAATGGGTCCCAGTTGTCGAGGATCTCCGGTGACGAGAAACTGCTCTTTCGCGAGGGACCCCAGGAAGACACAGAGCGCTGGGGGAGCCATTGTCGCTTCATCAAGGATCACCGTATCCCAATCCAACTCCGAAATGGGACTCGATTGCATGTACGCTGAGGTCGTCGTGGTCGCAACGATCCAGCTATCACTCAGATGCTCTCGTACGCGCTCACGGATCGTTTCCTGCGTTTCGAGGAGCTGGGCTCGAAGCGTAGCGAGTTCTTCGTCCGATGCGTGCTGATCACGCTCCTTCTTCCGTATCTCTTCCGAAAGCTGCTTCACCTTCCCATTGAGACGGTCCAGCTGCGGCGGACCAAGCAGTTCCGCGTGTTCGAGAATCTCTTGTTTCCGGGGATAGCCGTATCGCGTGACTCTCCGATTGCTGATGAGTTTGCTATAGTGCTCATGACCCGCATTGAACTGATCTACCAGCTCTGCAAGGGCAACGTCGACGGCAAGATTTGATGGAGCAACCATCAGTACACTGTGCCCCGGATCCCGTTGGATCAGCTCCTTGACAAAGTGTGCCACTCCATACGTCTTCCCCGCTCCAGGAGGCCCCCAGAGGAGTCGTCCCCAGGGCCGCCCGAGTTCAAGTAGTTGATCAGCGACCTCCACGGAGTCTCGGTCCACAACAGCCTCCGTCGCCTCTCGCCGAAAAATCTGCTCCACCAACCGAGGAAATCTCCGTGCCTCTTTGAGGGAAACGGCCAATTCCCGAAGCAGGTACCCTCGATCGATGATGAGTTTTGCCCCGGAGGGATCTTCTGGAACTCTCTGGTGAAAGGATATGAAGAGCTTACTGCTCTCAGGCTCTTGCCCAACCACCTTTCCTCGAACCATCCGTCCACCGGTCACACGGAGGTCAACTGGAACCTCGGTTAGATTGACCGCACTTTCTTCCGTTTCTATCTCAACGATTTGAATATGCCGGCCCTGCGTTCGCGTCAAATGCGTCACTCCATGTACAGTTAGGCTGATGGCTTCCAACCCAGCTGCGTATTCCTTTACCGCCTCCGCGACATGGTCCGCCTGGAACTCAATGTCGTCACCGGTAGAGCCCGAACCCGTCTCGTCGTTTTCGGCCTCCGACCTGACGAGCCGAGTCCCCTTGGTGGTCAGTTTCACCTTCTTGCCGTTCCGTGATATGACGAAATGTTTTTCACCCTGCTGGTTGAAGAACTCGGCATATGCTCGAAACTGGTCATCGAGCGACGCTGCCCCAGCGTGCTTCTTTGCAACTTTCCTCCATGTTACCCAATCACCTGTGGACTCGGAAATCAACGACGCT is part of the Salinibacter sp. 10B genome and encodes:
- a CDS encoding AAA domain-containing protein, producing the protein MKLTTKGTRLVRSEAENDETGSGSTGDDIEFQADHVAEAVKEYAAGLEAISLTVHGVTHLTRTQGRHIQIVEIETEESAVNLTEVPVDLRVTGGRMVRGKVVGQEPESSKLFISFHQRVPEDPSGAKLIIDRGYLLRELAVSLKEARRFPRLVEQIFRREATEAVVDRDSVEVADQLLELGRPWGRLLWGPPGAGKTYGVAHFVKELIQRDPGHSVLMVAPSNLAVDVALAELVDQFNAGHEHYSKLISNRRVTRYGYPRKQEILEHAELLGPPQLDRLNGKVKQLSEEIRKKERDQHASDEELATLRAQLLETQETIRERVREHLSDSWIVATTTTSAYMQSSPISELDWDTVILDEATMAPPALCVFLGSLAKEQFLVTGDPRQLGPIFESSASSSRTAQQWMGNDIFDFSGVSSGTGELREIDLDDSTLVQIRAQRRCTEGLWEKVQHLYPRVESEVDEVQRKELVDLPPQSGKPVVLLDTSNTAGMGRCRKEKGSWENEYTAGLAMEVASAIVGEAGTPAPSIAIISPYRAQTNLLREAIKKERQAESKIFDSVEVGTVHQFQGSEADVVIFDVVDGPGRSSPGVLLRGDTGIRLVNVAATRARGKLIVLANRPWFEERPHQVDNRLLWRLVTDRAPSEQMRVKPPSQDGRAVDPKLRQCESPIEKKLLHALQKIPELEDIEPQFVIKNGDQIVSRADFAFPDIKLAVYCDGARWHLRQGQWKRDWRTRNQLQELGWTFNVFPGSDINEDPDRCARQVLKTYRSCT